The Methylomusa anaerophila genome has a segment encoding these proteins:
- the trmFO gene encoding methylenetetrahydrofolate--tRNA-(uracil(54)-C(5))-methyltransferase (FADH(2)-oxidizing) TrmFO: MSKVTVIGAGLAGSEAAWQIAQAGIEVELYEMRPGVMTPAHHTGMFAELVCSNSLRAAGLNNAVGLLKEEMRRLDSLVMKAADLTSVPAGGALAVDRQAFSSYITNSLVNHNKVKIFYNEITDIPTGRPLVIATGPLTSPAFSKAIGKLTGCEYLYFYDAAAPIVSSDSLNWQKIYRASRYDKGDADYLNCPLNKEQYEQFWFELTHAEAAPIKEFEKAIFFEGCMPIEAMAARGIDTMRYGPLKPVGLRHPATGELPFAVVQLRQDNFDGTLYNLVGFQTHLKWSEQQRVFRMIPGLEKAEFVRFGVMHRNTFINSPRILQPTLQIVKEPGILFAGQITGVEGYVESAAVGLVAGMNAARLCQGLTPRVFPRDTAHGSLCYYITTANPENFQPMNINFGLLPPLQQKIKDKKQKNNMISIRSLDALKEFIE, from the coding sequence CTGGCAGGAAGCGAAGCAGCCTGGCAGATTGCTCAGGCTGGAATTGAAGTGGAATTATATGAGATGCGTCCGGGAGTAATGACTCCGGCTCATCATACCGGCATGTTTGCAGAGTTAGTATGCAGCAACTCATTGCGGGCGGCCGGGCTAAATAACGCCGTGGGACTCCTCAAGGAAGAAATGCGTCGGTTGGATTCACTTGTAATGAAAGCGGCTGATCTTACGAGTGTTCCCGCCGGTGGCGCTTTGGCGGTGGATCGCCAGGCGTTTAGCAGCTATATAACAAATTCGCTGGTTAATCACAATAAAGTAAAAATTTTTTATAATGAAATTACGGATATTCCTACCGGCCGTCCGCTGGTTATTGCCACTGGTCCCCTTACGTCCCCCGCTTTTTCGAAAGCCATTGGCAAACTGACTGGATGCGAATACTTATATTTCTACGATGCAGCCGCACCCATAGTAAGTTCCGATTCCCTAAACTGGCAAAAAATTTATCGAGCTTCCCGTTATGACAAGGGTGATGCGGACTATTTAAACTGCCCGCTGAATAAAGAACAATATGAACAATTTTGGTTTGAATTGACGCATGCGGAGGCAGCGCCGATCAAAGAATTTGAGAAGGCTATATTTTTTGAAGGATGTATGCCGATTGAGGCAATGGCAGCCAGAGGTATTGATACCATGCGTTACGGGCCTTTAAAACCCGTAGGTCTAAGGCATCCCGCAACGGGAGAATTACCTTTTGCCGTTGTTCAACTGCGGCAGGATAATTTTGACGGTACGCTTTATAATTTGGTTGGTTTCCAGACTCATTTAAAGTGGTCCGAGCAGCAGCGAGTTTTTCGAATGATTCCCGGGCTGGAGAAGGCAGAGTTTGTCAGGTTTGGTGTTATGCATCGCAATACCTTCATAAACTCGCCGCGGATTTTGCAGCCGACGCTGCAAATAGTCAAGGAGCCAGGAATTCTGTTCGCCGGGCAGATAACAGGGGTGGAAGGATATGTAGAATCTGCCGCCGTCGGTTTGGTAGCTGGAATGAATGCCGCCCGCCTGTGTCAAGGCTTAACCCCGCGGGTTTTCCCAAGGGATACAGCTCACGGATCATTATGTTATTATATAACAACGGCCAATCCGGAAAATTTTCAACCGATGAATATAAACTTTGGCCTTTTGCCGCCTTTACAACAGAAGATCAAAGATAAAAAACAAAAAAATAATATGATTTCTATCCGGTCGTTGGATGCCCTGAAAGAGTTTATTGAATAA
- the xerC gene encoding tyrosine recombinase XerC: MTNSDKLEQAYRLLDKFIFYLKVEKNASPHTVKNYQADLLHFLTFAETSGSTAYLLFPDISPIHIRSYLANLKGENYARSTIMRKIAALRSFFRYLCRENILIENPCNSIRTPKLEKKLPEFLDAIEMEDLLQLPAGDPFGIRDKALLEFLYATGVRVSEVAGLTLKDVDLVSRCVLVSGKGSKERIVLMGRSAAAALEQYLLQSRPHFYCNRNLTSIREHDTFFVNNKGGALTDRSIRRIVSKYVHILAIAKKVSPHTIRHTFATHLLDNGADLRTVQELLGHVNLSTTQLYTHVTTARLKAAYKGAHPRA; encoded by the coding sequence ATGACTAATTCTGATAAACTGGAACAAGCATATAGGTTATTGGATAAATTTATTTTTTATTTAAAAGTTGAAAAAAACGCATCACCTCATACTGTAAAAAATTACCAAGCAGACTTGCTGCATTTCCTTACCTTTGCCGAAACATCGGGTAGTACTGCATATCTTCTTTTTCCTGACATTTCTCCTATACATATCCGAAGTTACCTGGCGAATCTGAAAGGCGAAAACTACGCCAGATCTACTATAATGCGGAAGATTGCAGCTTTAAGATCTTTTTTTCGCTACCTGTGCCGAGAAAACATTCTCATAGAAAACCCATGTAATTCGATACGTACTCCGAAGCTAGAAAAAAAACTGCCGGAATTTTTAGATGCAATAGAAATGGAAGATTTACTTCAATTACCGGCCGGGGACCCATTCGGCATTCGTGACAAGGCTTTACTGGAATTTTTGTATGCAACCGGTGTTCGGGTAAGTGAAGTTGCCGGACTTACTTTAAAGGACGTCGATTTAGTTAGCCGCTGTGTTCTGGTCTCGGGCAAAGGATCAAAAGAACGTATCGTTTTAATGGGAAGATCGGCCGCGGCAGCTCTGGAGCAATATTTACTCCAATCCCGCCCGCATTTTTACTGCAATAGAAATTTGACGTCTATTCGCGAGCATGATACTTTTTTTGTGAATAATAAGGGAGGAGCATTGACAGATCGGAGTATAAGAAGGATAGTTTCGAAATATGTCCATATATTGGCTATAGCCAAAAAAGTAAGTCCGCATACCATTCGCCATACCTTTGCAACACACCTGCTTGACAACGGGGCTGATTTAAGGACTGTCCAAGAATTACTGGGCCATGTGAATCTTTCAACCACTCAACTTTACACCCACGTTACAACTGCAAGATTAAAAGCTGCGTATAAAGGAGCTCACCCACGGGCATGA
- the codY gene encoding GTP-sensing pleiotropic transcriptional regulator CodY, whose product MSLLLERTRAINKLLQKSENVEYGEISHVLSDVMAANVYIVNKDGTILGYALLDDFECDVMKDKVLQKGLFPERYVEWLLKIDQTSPNLPLEAGECTFSSGVQCLFNDKFTTIVPIHGVGERIATLIVAKFHNQFTDDDLILAEYGATVVGMEILRDRSGKIEEEARKKATVQVALGTLSYSELEAVMHILSELEGNEGLLVASKIADRVGITRSVIVNALRKFESAGVIESKSLGMKGTYIKVLNERLLDELKKLKNNNK is encoded by the coding sequence ATGTCGTTGTTATTGGAACGTACTCGTGCGATTAACAAACTGCTTCAAAAGTCGGAGAATGTGGAATATGGCGAGATTTCTCACGTACTAAGCGATGTTATGGCCGCAAACGTTTATATTGTAAACAAGGATGGAACTATATTAGGCTATGCTCTTCTCGATGATTTTGAATGTGATGTCATGAAAGATAAGGTATTGCAAAAAGGTCTGTTTCCTGAACGTTATGTAGAATGGTTGCTAAAAATTGATCAGACGTCTCCCAATCTTCCTCTTGAAGCTGGGGAGTGCACTTTTAGCAGTGGCGTTCAATGCCTGTTCAATGACAAATTTACTACAATTGTGCCAATTCATGGGGTTGGCGAGAGAATTGCCACCTTGATCGTGGCCAAATTTCATAATCAATTTACAGATGATGACTTAATCCTGGCAGAATACGGGGCAACTGTCGTCGGGATGGAAATATTAAGAGACCGCAGTGGAAAGATTGAGGAAGAGGCTCGTAAGAAAGCTACCGTACAAGTTGCTTTGGGGACTTTGTCTTATTCCGAGCTGGAAGCTGTGATGCATATACTAAGTGAACTGGAAGGCAATGAAGGGCTGCTTGTTGCAAGTAAGATTGCCGATCGGGTCGGTATAACCCGTTCTGTAATCGTAAATGCTTTACGGAAATTTGAAAGTGCCGGTGTCATTGAGTCTAAATCCTTGGGGATGAAAGGCACGTATATAAAGGTGTTGAACGAGCGTTTGCTTGATGAGCTTAAGAAGCTCAAAAACAACAATAAATGA
- the hslU gene encoding ATP-dependent protease ATPase subunit HslU: MQELTPKQIVAELDKFIIGQRQAKKSVAIALRNRWRSKRLPDAIKEEIIPKNILMIGPTGVGKTEIARRLAKLVNAPFVKVEATKFTEIGYVGRDVESMVRDLVETSIRMVKQDKMTEVMDKARELANERIVEYFVPSGKKESPRNPFEILFAGGTAANPSKQEGSEEEPALETGRKWWRTRLESGELEEELIEITVEDNSQPVMGMFAGSGIEEMGINIQDMLGNLLPKKQKRRKVSVANARKIFIQEEAQKLIDMDEVTMQAVAIAENSGIIFLDEIDKIAGRGHSSGPDVSREGVQRDILPIVEGSTVVTKYGPVKTDHILFIAAGAFHVSKPSDLIPELQGRFPIRVELTNLSKEDFKQILTEPANALIKQYVSLLETEGIAISFSEDAIDELAETASKVNAQTENIGARRLHTILEKLLEDLAYEAPDVKEKTVTIDRLYVKQKLDPIVVNQDLSHFIL; encoded by the coding sequence TTGCAAGAACTAACGCCTAAACAAATCGTTGCCGAACTTGACAAGTTTATTATCGGTCAGCGGCAAGCTAAAAAATCGGTGGCTATAGCATTAAGGAATCGATGGCGGAGTAAAAGACTTCCTGATGCGATAAAGGAAGAAATTATTCCCAAAAATATATTAATGATAGGACCTACCGGAGTAGGTAAGACAGAAATTGCCAGGCGTTTAGCAAAGCTGGTCAATGCTCCCTTTGTGAAAGTTGAAGCTACTAAATTTACTGAAATTGGTTATGTTGGCCGTGATGTCGAATCTATGGTTCGTGATCTGGTTGAAACTTCTATTCGTATGGTAAAACAGGATAAAATGACGGAGGTTATGGATAAGGCAAGAGAGCTTGCTAACGAGCGTATAGTTGAGTATTTTGTGCCGTCTGGCAAAAAAGAAAGTCCGCGGAATCCTTTTGAGATTCTGTTTGCCGGCGGCACAGCAGCTAATCCGTCCAAACAGGAAGGCTCTGAAGAAGAACCCGCCCTTGAAACGGGACGTAAATGGTGGAGAACACGTCTTGAGAGCGGTGAATTGGAGGAGGAACTGATTGAAATAACGGTTGAGGATAATTCGCAACCTGTTATGGGGATGTTTGCCGGCTCGGGCATTGAGGAGATGGGTATCAATATTCAGGACATGTTAGGGAATTTGTTACCCAAGAAACAAAAAAGGCGAAAAGTAAGTGTGGCAAATGCGCGTAAAATCTTTATCCAGGAAGAAGCTCAAAAACTTATTGACATGGATGAAGTGACTATGCAAGCTGTCGCTATAGCTGAAAACTCTGGTATAATTTTTCTTGATGAAATTGATAAAATAGCAGGACGAGGACATTCTTCAGGCCCTGATGTTTCGCGGGAGGGTGTACAGCGTGATATTCTGCCGATAGTCGAAGGGTCAACTGTGGTGACAAAATACGGTCCTGTAAAAACGGACCATATATTGTTTATCGCGGCGGGAGCTTTCCATGTATCTAAGCCATCTGATCTTATACCTGAGCTTCAAGGAAGATTTCCGATTCGGGTCGAATTAACCAACCTATCGAAAGAAGATTTTAAACAAATACTGACAGAACCTGCAAATGCCTTAATTAAGCAGTATGTAAGCCTTTTGGAAACAGAAGGGATAGCAATTTCATTTTCCGAGGATGCTATCGATGAATTGGCTGAGACGGCATCTAAGGTAAATGCTCAAACAGAAAATATCGGCGCTCGAAGGCTACATACCATATTGGAAAAATTATTGGAAGATCTGGCGTATGAGGCGCCCGATGTAAAGGAAAAAACGGTAACAATTGATCGGTTATATGTAAAACAAAAATTGGATCCTATTGTTGTGAACCAAGACTTAAGTCATTTTATATTATGA
- the fliE gene encoding flagellar hook-basal body complex protein FliE, producing MGIEQLALQPVTGRIAPEINTAVSTEKPEKPFTQFLSEALSEVNNLQQQSRQASLNLALGKIQDISEVTIAAEKASVALQLTMQVRSKIIDAYQEVMRMQV from the coding sequence GTGGGGATTGAGCAGTTGGCGCTACAACCGGTAACCGGCAGAATTGCTCCCGAAATTAATACTGCTGTTAGTACAGAAAAACCTGAAAAGCCATTTACACAATTCTTATCTGAAGCATTAAGTGAAGTTAATAACTTGCAACAGCAATCACGACAAGCCTCTTTGAATTTGGCCCTGGGTAAAATTCAGGATATTTCAGAAGTAACAATTGCGGCCGAGAAGGCATCCGTAGCTTTACAACTTACCATGCAGGTACGCAGCAAGATAATTGACGCTTACCAGGAAGTAATGAGAATGCAGGTATGA
- the flgB gene encoding flagellar basal body rod protein FlgB: MSLRSSKTTINDKQATIFVEIWRPFIKKRPFFVELQQNKTKDLCQVNEYITISERIFARNGELCIRLELNFTKYIIIPQNWLLFWEIIMGGLQVLNSLVGSTQVKVLEQALNASSFRQRVISNNIANVDTPGFKKSEVSFEDQLNKAIGVNNEKKLPLVRTNGRHLPLPLQGTDIAPEIQTITNTSLRNDGNNVDIDIEMASLAKNSIYYDALAQQMNRYFSGIKSAINEGRR, from the coding sequence ATGAGCTTAAGAAGCTCAAAAACAACAATAAATGACAAGCAAGCAACAATTTTTGTCGAAATTTGGCGGCCGTTTATAAAAAAACGGCCGTTTTTTGTTGAATTACAACAAAATAAGACAAAAGACCTATGCCAAGTTAATGAATACATAACAATATCAGAAAGGATTTTTGCGAGAAATGGAGAACTATGCATAAGATTGGAATTGAATTTTACAAAATACATCATAATTCCACAAAATTGGTTATTATTCTGGGAGATAATTATGGGGGGTTTGCAGGTGCTAAATTCGCTTGTAGGGTCGACTCAAGTTAAAGTGCTGGAGCAGGCTTTGAATGCGTCATCATTCCGTCAGCGGGTTATTAGTAACAATATTGCGAATGTGGATACACCGGGTTTCAAGAAAAGTGAGGTTAGTTTTGAAGATCAGCTGAATAAGGCAATCGGTGTGAATAATGAAAAGAAATTGCCTTTGGTTAGAACGAATGGACGCCACTTGCCTCTACCACTGCAAGGTACCGATATTGCGCCGGAAATTCAAACAATAACGAATACATCACTCAGAAACGACGGGAATAATGTTGATATTGATATTGAAATGGCAAGTCTTGCAAAGAACAGTATATATTACGACGCTTTAGCCCAGCAAATGAATCGCTATTTTTCCGGAATTAAATCGGCTATTAATGAAGGGAGGCGATAG
- the hslV gene encoding ATP-dependent protease subunit HslV: MFHATTIVAVRHEGRTAIGGDGQVTFGGNTVMKHNAKKVRRLYNGKVLAGFAGSVADAFTLFTKFEGKLDEYNGNMMRAAVELAKEWRMDRVLRRLEALLIVVDSEHLLIISGNGEVIEPDDGITAIGSGGPYALAAARALLKYSTLTVAEIVYNALEIAAGICVYTNNHITVEEL, translated from the coding sequence ATGTTTCACGCAACTACGATTGTTGCGGTTCGGCACGAGGGACGAACCGCCATTGGCGGCGACGGACAGGTTACCTTTGGTGGTAACACTGTTATGAAACATAATGCAAAAAAAGTTCGCCGTCTTTATAATGGGAAAGTTTTGGCAGGATTTGCCGGATCTGTAGCTGACGCTTTTACATTGTTTACTAAATTTGAGGGAAAGCTCGATGAATATAATGGAAATATGATGCGCGCTGCTGTTGAGCTGGCGAAAGAGTGGCGGATGGATCGGGTTTTAAGAAGGCTGGAAGCTTTATTGATTGTTGTAGATTCGGAGCATTTACTGATCATCTCAGGAAATGGCGAGGTCATAGAGCCCGACGACGGCATAACCGCCATCGGTTCGGGAGGACCATATGCACTGGCGGCAGCCCGGGCCTTATTAAAATATTCAACACTGACAGTGGCGGAGATTGTCTATAACGCACTGGAAATTGCTGCCGGAATCTGCGTGTACACTAACAACCATATTACTGTGGAAGAACTTTGA
- the flgC gene encoding flagellar basal body rod protein FlgC — translation MNMFRAIDCAASGMTAERLRMDVISNNIANVNTTRTAAGGPYRRQMVVFEPREGQMSFGEMLSNNMETVGSGVRVVEISKDDSPPKLVFDPNHPDANRDGYVEMPNVNIVAEMVDMITATRAYEANVATVNAAKSMAAKALEIGK, via the coding sequence ATGAATATGTTCCGGGCTATTGACTGCGCAGCATCCGGAATGACTGCCGAGCGTCTTCGAATGGATGTTATTTCCAACAATATTGCTAACGTTAATACCACTCGGACTGCTGCCGGCGGGCCTTACCGGCGGCAAATGGTAGTTTTCGAACCGCGAGAGGGGCAGATGTCATTTGGAGAGATGTTATCTAACAACATGGAGACAGTAGGGTCCGGCGTACGGGTAGTGGAAATTAGCAAAGATGATTCTCCGCCTAAACTGGTTTTTGATCCTAATCATCCTGATGCAAACCGTGATGGTTATGTAGAAATGCCGAACGTAAATATAGTTGCAGAAATGGTGGATATGATTACCGCTACGCGGGCTTATGAAGCGAATGTTGCAACCGTTAATGCTGCCAAGAGTATGGCTGCCAAGGCTTTGGAAATTGGTAAATAA
- the fliF gene encoding flagellar basal-body MS-ring/collar protein FliF — translation MAEWKEQSLRLWQNLSKKQRYFIIGSAVFIFLAILVWSYWWGGRPDNVPLFTNLDAKDAGEVAAKLKEMKIPYEIGNNGSAILVSSKDVHKVRLELARQGLPRGNKGFELFDQNKFGATEFQNKVNLLQAIQGELTRTIEQMDEVEKARVHIVMPEDSLYKKNEKPATASIMLKLRPSAQLTHDQIKGIVNLVAHSVQGLKPENITVVDNYARVLNDQGDSPQSAGPQTLTQFDLTKKIQDELQKNVQSLLDQTIGVGRSAARVNVELNFDQRTFDKQTFEPVVDDKGIIRSSQELAENYNGTTPNPVGGVPGTTTNIPGYVTSNNTQSNYEKKEVTRNYEINETKEKVVSAPGTIKRLTVAVLVDTAVPRPQQDSIARTVASAIGINASRGDTIAVESIPFGNDVLDKQRKDEEELAKQQQQAFLLKAGLVVLAILVALYLLRLYVQRRQKEEAKAAAFESQTLDELAAAEDEAFISQSEERDETRRSIEKLAKSRPEEVAQLLKAWLAEE, via the coding sequence ATGGCCGAGTGGAAGGAACAGTCTCTGCGACTGTGGCAAAATCTAAGCAAAAAACAGCGATACTTTATCATTGGCTCAGCGGTATTTATTTTTTTGGCGATTTTAGTTTGGAGCTATTGGTGGGGCGGCAGGCCTGACAATGTGCCCTTATTTACTAATTTAGACGCTAAGGATGCAGGTGAAGTCGCTGCTAAGCTAAAAGAAATGAAAATCCCTTATGAAATCGGGAATAATGGGTCTGCCATTCTGGTTTCCTCCAAAGACGTGCATAAGGTTCGATTGGAACTGGCCCGACAAGGTTTACCGCGGGGAAATAAGGGATTCGAATTGTTTGACCAAAATAAGTTTGGGGCTACCGAATTTCAGAATAAAGTCAATCTATTACAGGCTATTCAGGGAGAGTTGACTCGGACCATTGAGCAGATGGACGAGGTTGAGAAAGCTAGGGTACATATTGTAATGCCTGAAGACAGCCTGTATAAAAAGAATGAAAAACCCGCTACCGCTTCTATTATGTTAAAATTACGCCCCTCGGCCCAACTTACTCATGATCAAATAAAGGGAATCGTGAATTTGGTTGCTCACAGCGTGCAGGGGCTGAAACCGGAAAACATTACTGTTGTTGACAATTATGCCAGAGTTTTAAATGACCAGGGCGATTCGCCGCAATCAGCCGGACCGCAAACGCTGACCCAATTTGATTTGACAAAAAAAATACAAGATGAATTGCAAAAGAATGTGCAGTCTTTGCTGGACCAAACCATCGGGGTTGGACGGTCGGCGGCGCGAGTAAATGTGGAATTGAATTTCGATCAGCGTACTTTTGACAAACAGACTTTTGAGCCAGTGGTTGATGACAAAGGCATTATACGAAGCTCACAGGAATTAGCTGAAAATTATAATGGAACCACTCCTAATCCGGTGGGGGGAGTGCCGGGTACGACAACAAATATTCCTGGCTATGTAACAAGCAATAATACTCAATCCAATTATGAGAAAAAAGAAGTTACCCGTAATTATGAAATTAATGAAACTAAGGAAAAAGTGGTCAGTGCCCCGGGAACAATTAAACGGCTTACTGTTGCCGTTTTAGTCGATACCGCTGTACCAAGGCCGCAGCAGGACAGCATTGCGAGAACCGTAGCGTCTGCTATTGGCATTAATGCCAGCCGGGGCGATACGATTGCTGTGGAAAGCATCCCCTTCGGCAACGATGTATTGGACAAGCAGCGAAAAGACGAAGAAGAGCTGGCTAAACAGCAACAGCAAGCATTTTTGTTAAAAGCAGGCTTGGTTGTGCTGGCCATCCTTGTTGCTCTGTACTTACTGCGACTGTACGTACAACGTCGTCAAAAAGAAGAAGCAAAAGCTGCGGCTTTCGAGTCGCAGACATTGGATGAGTTGGCTGCGGCCGAAGATGAAGCGTTTATTTCCCAATCAGAAGAAAGAGATGAGACGCGTCGATCCATCGAGAAATTAGCTAAATCCAGACCGGAAGAAGTTGCTCAGCTCTTAAAAGCTTGGCTGGCCGAGGAATAG